From Xenopus tropicalis strain Nigerian chromosome 3, UCB_Xtro_10.0, whole genome shotgun sequence, the proteins below share one genomic window:
- the nefm gene encoding neurofilament medium polypeptide — MSYSLETIGNPSYRRMTETRTSYSRTSSTPSSGFRSQSWSRSSPSTISSYKRTPNLAAPRVYSSTDSLDLSQSSAFNGDLKQVRFSEKEQLQGLNDRFAGYIEKVHFLEQQNKEIEAEIQALRQKQSGYSQLGEVYEQEMRELRANLELLGHDKAQILLDTEHLEEDLQRLKERLEDEARIRDDTEAAIRAIKKDMEDTSLVKVELDKKVQSLQEEVAFIKNNHEEEVGELLAQIQASAITVERKDFQKTDLASALREIRSQLEGHSSQNMLQTEEVFRNRYAKLTEAAEQNKEAIRSAKDEIAEYRRQMHSKTVELESVRGTKESLERQLSDIEERHGHDLSSYQETIQQLDNELRGTKWEMSRHLREYQDLLNVKMALDIEIAAYRKLLEGEETRFFSFAGVPTGPSPIHRPAPIIVSSTRVQQARSEPPRVKVQHKFVEEIIEETKVEDMEAALAAMADDFAAGLVEQEEEEEQGEETQEDEGEAEEEIVAAVESSVQAAAPGEEAEGEEEEEEEKVEEEGEKEEEEKGEEGEEEGEKVDEEEEGGEQGEEEDVKAEEEKEEGEEEAEGEEAKAEEGEEEGEKGEEEEEKEEGVEEEKEEGKEDEEKEEGGEEEEKEEVAAEEEGGKGETEEEKGEAEKEEEAEEAEGGEEEATEEAHDEEVVEEVMTETKIVREQAAVQEKAAEEEEKEDADEQKDEGEDEETGEGKEEAGEKEEGGEEKEDADEGTEQQEEEKAEADEEEKGETEEGAEEEDAGEDKQAKTPEEKSVEETISVSKAASVGSETEGTKQEEEKSTQRDDGKEDTAVNGDVEEEEAKEESEDKAVVTNGLEDDSPSEDKESSKAQQTVVITKKIETTTSEGEDGTKYITKSVTVTEKVEEHEETVQEKMVSTKKVEKVTSHAVVKEVTEDK, encoded by the exons ATGAGTTACTCATTAGAAACTATAGGGAACCCCTCTTATAGGAGGATGACAGAAACCAGGACTAGCTATAGCCGGACCAGCAGCACCCCATCCAGCGGTTTCAGATCCCAGAGCTGGTCAAGAAGCAGTCCCAGCACCATCTCCTCTTATAAGAGGACCCCCAACCTTGCTGCCCCAAGAGTGTACAGCTCTACTGATAGTTTGGATCTCAGTCAGTCTTCTGCCTTCAATGGGGACCTCAAGCAAGTTCGTTTCAGTGAGAAAGAGCAGCTGCAAGGGCTCAACGATCGCTTTGCTGGCTACATTGAGAAGGTCCATTTCCTGGAGCAGCAGAACAAGGAGATAGAAGCAGAGATCCAGGCCCTCAGGCAGAAGCAGAGTGGATATTCCCAGCTGGGTGAGGTCTACGAGCAGGAGATGAGGGAACTGCGCGCAAACCTAGAACTTCTGGGCCACGACAAGGCGCAGATCTTGCTGGATACGGAACACCTAGAGGAGGACCTCCAGAGGCTGAAGGAGAGGCTGGAAGATGAGGCTCGTATCAGGGATGACACCGAGGCCGCAATCAGAGCGATAAAAAAGGACATGGAGGATACGTCCTTGGTGAAGGTGGAGCTGGACAAGAAGGTGCAGTCCTTGCAGGAAGAGGTGGCTTTCATCAAGAACAACCATGAAGAAGAGGTCGGCGAGCTCCTTGCCCAGATCCAAGCCTCGGCCATCACGGTGGAGAGAAAAGACTTCCAGAAGACAGACCTTGCCTCTGCCCTGAGGGAGATCCGCTCCCAGCTGGAAGGCCACTCCAGCCAGAACATGCTCCAGACAGAGgaggtcttcaggaacaggtacgCCAAGCTGACCGAGGCTGCCGAGCAGAACAAAGAGGCCATCCGATCCGCCAAAGATGAGATCGCAGAGTACAGGAGGCAAATGCACAGCAAGACGGTGGAGCTGGAGTCCGTCAGGGGCACCAAGGAATCGCTGGAGAGACAACTCAGCGACATCGAGGAGCGACACGGACACGATCTATCCAGCTATCAG GAAACCATCCAGCAGCTGGACAATGAGTTGAGAGGAACAAAATGGGAGATGTCCCGTCACCTGAGGGAGTACCAGGACCTGCTCAATGTCAAGATGGCTCTGGATATAGAAATTGCTGCATACAG GAAACTTCTGGAGGGTGAAGAGACCCGGTTTTTCTCATTCGCTGGTGTCCCTACTGGACCCTCCCCTATTCACAGGCCAGCCCCAATAATAGTGTCCTCCACTCGGGTGCAACAGGCACGGTCAGAGCCACCAAGGGTGAAAGTGCAACATAAATTTGTAGAAGAGATTATTGAGGAGACAAAGGTTGAGGATATGGAAGCAGCACTGGCTGCTATGGCAGATGATTTTGCCGCAGGTCTTGTAGAgcaagaggaagaagaggaacaGGGAGAGGAGACACAAGAGGATGAGGGAGAAGCTGAGGAGGAAATTGTAGCAGCTGTAGAAAGTAGTGTTCAAGCTGCTGCTCCAGGAGAAGAGGCAGAGggagaggaggaagaagaagaagagaaggtAGAGGAGGAGggagaaaaggaagaggaagaaaaGGGAGAAGAGGGGGAAGAAGAGGGAGAGAAAGTAGATGAAGAAGAAGAGGGGGGAGAGCAAGGAGAGGAAGAAGATGTAAAAGCAGAGGAAGAGAAAGAGGAAGGAGAGGAAGAAGCTGAGGGAGAAGAAGCTAAGGCAGAAGAGGGGGAGGAAGAGGGTGAGAAaggagaagaggaggaggaaaaaGAGGAGGGAGTAGAGGAggaaaaagaagaaggaaaagaggATGAGGAAAAAGAagaaggaggagaggaggaggaaaaggaagaggtagcagcagaggaggaaggtggTAAAGGAGAAACTGAGGAAGAAAAAGGGGAGGCAGAAAAGGAGGAAGAGGCAGAGGAAGCAGAGGGGGGAGAAGAGGAAGCCACTGAGGAGGCACATGATGAGGAAGTAGTGGAAGAGGTTATGACAGAGACTAAGATTGTCAGGGAGcaagcagcagtgcaggaaaAAGCAGCTGAGGAGGAAGAGAAGGAAGATGCAGATGAGCAAAAGGATGAAGGCGAGGATGAGGAGACAGGGGAAGGTAAGGAAGAAGCAGGGGAAAaagaggaagggggagaggaAAAGGAAGACGCAGATGAGGGCACTGAGCAACAGGAGGAAGAGAAGGCAGAGGCAGATGAGGAAGAGAAGGGAGAAACTGAGGAAGGAGCTGAAGAAGAAGATGCTGGAGAGGACAAACAAGCAAAAACTCCAGAGGAGAAAAGTGTTGAAGAGACCATCTCTGTGTCCAAAGCTGCATCTGTAGGATCCGAAACAGAAGGTACCAAACAGGAGGAAGAAAAAAGTACCCAGAGGGATGATGGGAAGGAAGATACAGCAGTGAATGGAGATGTGGAAGAGGAGGAAGCAAAGGAAGAGAGTGAAGACAAAGCTGTGGTCACCAATGGCCTAGAAGATGACAGCCCGTCAGAGGATAAGGAGAGCAGCAAGGCCCAGCAGACGGTAGTCAtcacaaaaaaaatagaaaccacAACAAGTGAAGGTGAGGATGGTACAAAGTACATCACCAAGTCAGTAACAGTCACAGAAAAGGTGGAAGAGCATGAGGAGACTGTGCAAGAGAAGATGGTGTCCACTAAGAAGGTGGAGAAGGTCACTTCACATGCAGTAGTCAAGGAAGTTACTGAGGACAAGTGA